The genome window CACGAACAAGTTCAATGTGGTGATGGCTGCAAGAAGCCAATAAAATTTGTCCAAGCGGCTACTATTCAAATCCTTGCCAATCCAACTCTTCCCACTCTTGCCTGTGACATGATCCACAATTGTTATTAATAAACTACTAAGAAAACTTGCAGCTCCAATGACACTAAGGTAAAGTGCTATTCCAAGGCTTCTCATTGAGTCTGGCACTTGGTCATAGAAATACTCTTGCAAGCCCACAAGAGCAAACCCATCACCAAATCCAATGATGAGAAATTGTGGGGCCAACCAAAGGGCACTCATTGACAAAGAACCCTTTAATGGGCCATTCATCTCAACAGCCTCAAGCCTCTTCTTTTCCACCAAAGCTGCAGCTATCATTGTGATGACTGAGAAGATCATTCCAATGCCAATCCTTTGGAGGATGTTGATTCCTCTCTCATTTCCTGTTAGTTTTCTTAGCACTGGCACAAGGAGCTTGTCATAGATGATCACTGAAACTATCATCCCTATGGCTGCAAGAGTGAAAATTGAAGCTGGGGGAACCACAAATCCATTGCCTATTTTTCTGTTCATGATGGCACCTTGCTTGATGAAGAAAGTAGAGGTTTGGGAAGCACATATTCCAAATGGTAATGTGAACACCCAAATGGGGATCATGTTGATGATTAGTTTCAGTTCTTCAACCTTAGTTACTGTTGCAAGTCTCCATGGACTCTGTTTCTCTGCTATGTTCCCTTCATTTTCAATAATTGCTGCCTTGTCAAGAAATCTGATAAAACAAACCATACATCAGTTACTTTATATTTAACATATGGTAAGAATTGTTACCATTATAATGAGAACATTAGTTAGAAAATACTAAAATTGGGAAGGTTTTGTCCAAAAAAATGTATCataacaaaacagaaaaatcattcaaaagctttttttttaagaaaaaaaaaactttagtatTTAGTAAGATGTATTTAATACTTCTTAACGGGTATCTTTAAGAAACTAGTTAACAAAACACTTAATTTATATGAGAAAAAATGTTATCCATTGATTTACATAATCATTTAATTAGAAACTATcgtttatgataaatttattaacttttataaaattattttaaaagtcacatAAACACAAATTATATAGTCTTTTTCAATttgtgcacatgtgcacatcatGATCATGAGGAGTAATATTGAATACTTTTAATTAGttacttgaaaaagaaaatattaaatgacttttatatttttgataaaaaaaaatgatttctttatagttagaaacaatttttttacctTCTTAACATGCGTCACATATTAGAATATACACAACTAAATTGGCCTTTCTTTCTCAATGTAATGGTTTAGTTTTACTACTTACTTGAGTTTCTTGGTGTGAGCCAGAAATCTTTCATTGTTGCCCTCAGACTTGGAAACTTCATACAATTGAGTTGGATTGGAAGGATATGGAAGCTTTCTTTTGGAAATAGCAGCAACAAGAACTTGCAACATAGGAGTCAAGGGGCTCCCAATTGGTGTCCTGTAACGGTAAGAGGACCTTCCAATCAAGAATATGAGCAATGAGACAGCCATGACTCCTGTGAGGATGATATCAGCAACCCCCCAATTGACATGGTCTTGCACATACACAATCACAGTCACTCCTAGAATGATTCCACTACACAAACCACTGTTCCACCAGTTGAAAAAGGACATTTTCTGCCTTCTTTCTTTGGcattattatcatcaaattgATCAGCACCAAAGCTCTCCAAGGAAGGTTTATGCCCTCCAGTTCCTACTGATATTAAATAGATGCCTAGGAAGAAAACCACCTCATGAATCCTCCTAGGTTCGGTGCATGTACTAGTATGATCACATGGTTTGAAACCTGGTATGAACCATGACAAAGAAAGCAGAACCAAACCCTGTTTTTTTCCCCACacaaaaacaacttttaaacagttaataatatatatatatatatatatatatatatatatatatatatatatataataaattaataatggcAATGTTATAAGAGTTTAATGACTATGACAGagtaaaatagtttttattatcatccaatcacaaattacaattaacataatttttaagaaaattactgtaaaagtcaacaaatttatcatgcaatataatttgtaattaaatgataatatcggtatataactattttttctcCAGTTATAAAGTGTTTAGTTGAATGATGACTGAGATTGATTACCATGAGATAAACGATGCATGATGTTATCACAGTGGTGTAACGGCCTAAGTAAGCATCAGCTAGGAATCCTCCTAACAATGGCATCAAAGTGGTGACACCAGACCAATAGTTCACATTCTTAACTGCTGTCTTAAGGTCTTGATGAAGAACTTTTGTAAGGTAAATGACCAAGCTAGTTGCTATTCCAAAATAGCTCAATCTCTCACTAAACTCAATTgctgcaaaagaaggacaaaaaacattaataaatgtaaacaaattaaaatttaatggtgATTCACTAATAGTCTAAAACACATTTAATCACTAATTATCattgatataacttttaagataatttaataaaagataacaaaCTTACCATAACAATAACTTTTGATGAGATAGTAGTatagaattattttaaactatgagtgtatatattttttttcaacaaattcttATTGTTATGGGAAAGAATGACCTCAAAGTTTATGAATATATGCATGGCTAGTTGTGGACCAGCTAAACGAGTAATTGTtaactattttaaattcaaGTAAATAGAACCGTTTTAATgtagatttttaattggtttcagTATGTGCTTGGTTTTTATGTATGAAAGATATAACTAGGAGGATCACAAAGATAAAAAGTAAGAAAGGGAACAAGCATCCTGAACCATTAATGCCTAATCTATACCTCGAATAGCGTTTTAATTGGCCAAGAAACAAGCAGGTACAGTATCATTATTGTTAACTGATTTTGGCACACACAATATGGGGTAAACTAggaataaaaaactttttatatattctaaaagGTTGAGTATGTTAAAACTAAAGGTAAAATTTTAAGAGATAAAtagtgaaaatataataaaatattatcaaattaactcaaCTGTATAGttttttactgataaaaaaaactgtaaagtTGTTTTATACAAAAGCTATATGTAGCGGCCCAACCGTATTTGCAGCCTATGAACTATAATGAAGGGAACTCTTACGTTTTCTATTAATAGCaagactttaatttttatatctttttagtctaaattttttataccatcaattaattaaaataattatgaaaaaatttaataattataattacataAGCAATCTATAATTGAATTAaagttctaaaaaaatattgtcattgTTTTAGAATCTtctatataaaagtatttttttcatataatctAAACAAAACATGtagtcttaaaattattttggttaTGATAAATTATACGTATATTGTACTAAGTagtctatttatttttagtgaaTTCGGATATTCCTTGACacgaaagttaaaaaattaattctttgaGATATTAAAATTCAGGGATTGATTTTTTCCAACGGacgttttttcatattttaaccACTAATTTAAATACAACCTACAGTACTTGTCCTCTAAAAAAGAACACGCATTATCTAATTCACCCTTGGTTTAACAGAAGATAGTGGAGCATCTTTCTCACTAGTAATAGTGAATATGTAATGCCTAATTTGTGTGGCTCATATCCATTAATATATCTACTAATGCTGTTAAAATATATCTAGGTTGTAGGTAGTGGGACCCACCGCTTTGTAGGCCATACTGTCCTTTACCATTTTAGTGCATGGGAATCTTACCATAAGTACTATCCCAATTAGCAAAATATTCTTGTTTTGTATTGATATTCcctaataaagtaaaaaaaaaatactttaatataAAAGCTAAAAGCAATAATTACTCCATTTACGGTTGAATATATGTACATATAGATATATACTGCCGCAAATTCGAGGATAGGAAGGGCAAAGAGGTCTATAGCTTGATCATAAGCACTAACAAATAGGTGTCGTTATTAATAAACAGAAATAAAGAATCAAATGTTTGTATTATTTCTatcaaatatgtttaaaatttaaattgttaatagaaaaaaaaattgtaagctCTCAAGGGGTGTAAATACTCaggaaaaaatcattaacatgaTTGGTAATGTAATAATATCACAAAAAGAAAGATATAAAGAGGAATGAGAAACATGCAATTGATATGACTACTGTTTGAATGTAAGGGAATTATTActcttattaattaatatcaatatcatgagtctatttatattaatatttgatatataatatatgctAATATGATATGTTATACCAGTAGTTTTTTTAAGCTATGTTATACCATTAGTTTAGATCTATGATattgatattaataatttaattttcattaaataaaaactgTATTAATAAAACCCAATACGAATTGCCATGTCAATAAGTTTTAGTGTATTTTTTCCCGCTTAAAACAAAGACACTTTagacaatttttaataattttatttttcatttatttattaaatcataCTAATTAGTTAGATATTTAATAGAAAGTGaattttaaatgtatatttattattggGTATTAGGGAAtta of Glycine soja cultivar W05 chromosome 1, ASM419377v2, whole genome shotgun sequence contains these proteins:
- the LOC114415105 gene encoding protein NRT1/ PTR FAMILY 5.6-like codes for the protein MEKNKVDANPEEFNDEMKWVRDSSLDHKGRVPLRASTGSWKASIFIIAIEFSERLSYFGIATSLVIYLTKVLHQDLKTAVKNVNYWSGVTTLMPLLGGFLADAYLGRYTTVITSCIVYLMGLVLLSLSWFIPGFKPCDHTSTCTEPRRIHEVVFFLGIYLISVGTGGHKPSLESFGADQFDDNNAKERRQKMSFFNWWNSGLCSGIILGVTVIVYVQDHVNWGVADIILTGVMAVSLLIFLIGRSSYRYRTPIGSPLTPMLQVLVAAISKRKLPYPSNPTQLYEVSKSEGNNERFLAHTKKLKFLDKAAIIENEGNIAEKQSPWRLATVTKVEELKLIINMIPIWVFTLPFGICASQTSTFFIKQGAIMNRKIGNGFVVPPASIFTLAAIGMIVSVIIYDKLLVPVLRKLTGNERGINILQRIGIGMIFSVITMIAAALVEKKRLEAVEMNGPLKGSLSMSALWLAPQFLIIGFGDGFALVGLQEYFYDQVPDSMRSLGIALYLSVIGAASFLSSLLITIVDHVTGKSGKSWIGKDLNSSRLDKFYWLLAAITTLNLFVFVFFARRYNYKNVQKVAVADCYEGKSDDGGPETKV